AAAATCCCCCCAATACATCTCCAATTTATTTCCAGGTGCCAGGCACCTGGAAATAAATGGTAATCAATTAAGGGGTTGTAATCTAATTAGAGTGAGCAGAAACTTTATTTGAAGTTTTAGAGAGCGAGGGATTTATGGGAGTGTGACTAGCTTTTTTTGCACAGCGTGAATAACTGCTTGGGAGCGGCTTTTGACATTTAACTTACGAAAGATTTTACTGACGTGAATTTTCACTGTCTTTTCACTAATAAATAATTTTTCTCCAATCTCTTTATTGCTTAAACCTTCAACTAAACAGACTAAAACTTCCTTTTCGCGCTCAGTAAGCTCAGACTTTTCTTCCGTACCTTGATTTTCGTGATGGAAGTTTAATAATTTCTTCGTCATCACTGGATGAATAACCGATTCCCCGCGCATTACGGTACGAATCGCTTCTACAACTTGCTCTGATGGGGCATCTTTTAATAGATAACCATCAGCCCCCTCTCTAATAGCTGCCATAAAATACTCTTTATGACTATGCATTGTTAGAATAAGGATTTTTATTGAAGGATAGTACTTTTTTAGCTCTTTTGTAACCTCTACCCCATTTTTACTCGGTAAGTTAATATCTAATACGATCAGATCAGGGCTTATCTCTTTTGCTTTTAGTGACTGTAACGCAGCTTCACCAGACTCGCTTTCATTAATGACCATTAAATCATCTTCTAAATCAATAATATTTTTTAACCCGTCTCGGAGCACACCGTGATCATCGACTAACATCACTTTAATCATCTTCATCCTCCTTTTCTATTTTTTCAATAGGGATCGTCAACGTAATCTCAGTCCCCTCCCTCTCTTTACTATCAATTTGTAAAGAAGCATCCATTTTCTCTGCTTCGTCATTCATACTAATAAGCCCGAAATGTGCATTGCTTTGAGCTTTTACAATTGCATCATATAAAGAAAAACCTATACCATCGTCTTTCATTTTTAATAAAACATGTTTTTTCTGGTAACTTAATAAAACAACAACGTTCGATGGCTTAGCGTGCTTAATCGTATTTTGAATACTTTCTTGAAAAGTCTCAAACATCATTTTTTCCACACTTGATGGTAAAACGTAAGGACTACCTCTTACTTCAAAATTCACTTTAAAAGGTTGTTGTTTCTTTAATATTTCACATCGTTTTCTAATCGCTTGTTCAAGTCCGACATATTCAGTTGGTTTCGGTCTAAGTGCATAAATCGATTCTCGAATTTCCGTTAAACTATGACGCAATTCTGATAAACTATCGCTGACCAGGAAAAATGAGCCTTCTTGATTCCTATAGTACTTTTTTTGCGCTGTTTCTAAGTTCATGACGGCCGCGGCTAACGTTTGCGCAACACCATCATGAATTTCACGGGCGATTCGATTGCGTTCTTCAAGCACCTTTTTCTCTTCTTTTTCATTAATAAGTGTCCTTGTTTTAATCGCAACAGCTAGTTGGTTTGCGATCGTTGCGACTGACTGTACATCTTCATCTGTGAAGCTATGTGTTCTTGTTCTTCCTACTGCAATAACACCAATTATTTCCCCATCTAACTTTAAAGGGGCGTATATCATCGCTTTTATCGTGTCATAAAAATAAGGATCTAGAGGACTTACTTCCTTCGTACGATTATGAATTAATGTCAGCTCGTGAAAACATTCATTCTCCTCAACCTCTACAATGTTTTCCACACTTATTAATCCATCAGCAAATTCAATTTTCCACTCTCCTGATTCCTTACTCAAAATCATAGCTCCTTGGTAATGCAGTAACTCACTTAAATCTTCAGCTAAATGTAGCAACCAGTTTTTGGATGGAAGTGACTGATTTAACTGTTGTGTAAAGCTAAACAATGTTTTTAACCGTTGCTTTTCTCTTTTTAACTTCACAACACTAGAAGATAATAAAGATACTCCTACTAACGGCGAAAAGAAAAAGAAGGTAGCAAAAATATCTAAATGGGATCTTTCCTGACTTCCTAAAAACAACATCAGGAATGTGTACATAAAAGAGAAACATGCATTAAAAAGCTCAGACGTCATTTTTTGTTTCCAAAGAGAGAAACTGTATGGCTGAGGACGGAGCCATAAAACTACATCAACTAACAAATTGTTAATAATGAAATAAAGAATAATAAATACACCAATTTCCATTGATAAAAAAATGAAACTATACTGAAATTGATCCGTAAATGAAAAAAGAAATGAAGAAATTCCTTTTGCGCATGCAAAGCTAATTACAAGCTGGGCTGGATTGAAAAATAAAATTCTTATAGGTCGCTTTTGTACAATGTTAACTAGTAGTACAATAAAAGCATATGCCACTGTCAATATTGGTAGTCCGTAAACAAGATCAATTGAAAAGATGATTGGAAAGCTTAACGAAGAATGTCCTTTCCATACAGGCAATGGGTACCGCTCTGTAAAAAACAAAAAGATAAGTAGAATTGCCAATATAGAAAAATACTCAATTCCTTCTATAAAAAAGAATTGAGAAAGAACAAAGAGCCATCCAAAAATTGATACTACTGTCATAAATATATTTGCTTGTTTTTCTTTTGTGATAGCATGCATTGTATTACCCTCTTTGTCTGAATATTCATTCTTTATATTTTACTATACCAATTTAAAGAATAAAAATCTAAGGACCTTTCCCTTAAATTTTAAAGAAAACTCGCTGATTGGCGAGCCTTGGGCGAAGACAGAGGCGTTAGTTGAACTTATACTTAGTTCTTTAAAATTTTCTCTACGTCGATCTACTTCTTCGCTAAAATTTTATATATTCTTAACGTGAAATATAAAGCTCTGTTAAAGTTTATGTTGTTATAGAAATGGTGTTGATATCTTGTAGTGAGTCGAGCGATTGGCGACGACTCCTGCGGGAACAGCGACGAACAAAGCTTCGTCGAGTCACAGTGAGTTGCGCCGACGCATTAAACTACGTAGCAAAGCTAGCAGAGGAAGAAGCAGGTTAGCAGAAAATCACCCAAAACGAGCGTGGCGAGTTTTGGGAAGCCCGTGCCGTGTCCGTGGCAAAGAAGACACTATGAAAGCAAACAAAGTGAAGCTTGAACGGATGTCGCACTTGTGCCTAGAGGTGAAAGCGAGTGTATTTTTAAAAATCAACACTAACCTTTAACAAAGCCTAAAATAAAAAAGGTCTCGAACTGGTCGAATAGCATAGCCACTAACCAATATCGAGACCTAAAACTTTACGCTACGTAAAGTTTAATTTCATTATCTAAAAAACATCATAATATCTCTATTCAGCTTTTGGAGTAATCTTATAGTACTTTTGTACGATTTATAGACAACAAAATGAATTTCATAAATATGAGCCATTGTAGATCTACGGTTCTATGACATGAAAAAAGGAGTACCTTCCCAAATATCGAAGTACCTATTTAGTATAGAGGCTTTATATAAATTATAACCTCCCCAGCGTTATATCGAGATTTTTTCAGCAACCAACAATGCTCCTGTTTAAAGCATGACCTTTAGATTGCTAGGTACTCGTTTTGGATTCTTTTCCTTCCGAAGCTTCTTATTCAAAATCAGCAATCGAATACGTGTTTAGCAGCTTAAAATGAAAACTACTTTATAAAAGATTATTTCTTTAGATACAAATGAACAAAATAATAGGTGCTATAAGCAATAGAAATACACGTGACTGTCTCTTCCTCTACTAGCTAAGCTCTGTAGCTACATCCGTCGAGACAAATCGAAGCATATTCGACGATGTACTGCTCTTTCCTGACGGGAACAGCGCGAGCTGAAGATTCACATTGGAAAGAAATGAGTGTTCTTTCCAATGTTAGCTGAAGCCGTGCCCGCGGCAAAGAAGACACCGTGAATGCAAGCGAAGAGAAGCATGAACGGATGTCGCACTTGTGCCCTGGGGTGAAAGCGAAGTGTATTTCAACTGCCATCCAAATCAAAAGTATAAAACTACAAAATCCATAATAAACAAAATTCTGAGACTGTAATCATTTTTAATAAGATGAATTATGAAACTGGTTCAACACATAAATAAAAAACGTTCAATCGAACGAGGAGGAGCCTAAATATGAATAATGAGCAAAAAGTTTTAAAGACAATTTCAGAGAGAGTTAGTCAAGTGTTAGTGGGAAAAGAAGAACTGACTGAAATGATGATGGTCGCTTTATTAAGTAAAGGGCACATATTACTTGAAGATGTACCCGGAACAGGGAAAACAATGTTCGCAAAATCCATTGCAAAATGTATTGATGCTTCATTTAAAAGGGTCCAGTTCACACCAGATGTTCTTCCTAATGATGTAACAGGCATTCAATTTTTCAACCCGAAAGAAAAGACCTTTGAACTGCGTCCCGGTCCAGTCATGACAAATATTTTATTAACAGATGAAATTAACCGCGCAACACCAAGAACACAATCGAGTTTGTTAGAAGTGATGGAGGAAGGACAAGTAACGATTGATGGTGAAACACTCCCGCTCCCAGAACCATTCATCGTCATTGCTACACAAAATCCTGTAGAGTCTCAACAAGGGACATTCGACCTTCCAGAAGCACAAATGGACCGTTTTCTCATGCAAATACGCGCTGGATACCCATCAC
The Bacillus shivajii DNA segment above includes these coding regions:
- a CDS encoding AAA family ATPase codes for the protein MNNEQKVLKTISERVSQVLVGKEELTEMMMVALLSKGHILLEDVPGTGKTMFAKSIAKCIDASFKRVQFTPDVLPNDVTGIQFFNPKEKTFELRPGPVMTNILLTDEINRATPRTQSSLLEVMEEGQVTIDGETLPLPEPFIVIATQNPVESQQGTFDLPEAQMDRFLMQIRAGYPSLEEEQQMLKMYKKSSPIESIEPVVTLDEIKKMQQEVKKVTLNEAVEKYLLAIIQATRESEDTELGVSPRGTLAFMYSSQAFAYLQGRTYVIPEDVKKLAPYVLAHRLVLTLDSSMKKTKQDVLKTIIKQIEVPVEAGNIK
- a CDS encoding GAF domain-containing sensor histidine kinase, yielding MHAITKEKQANIFMTVVSIFGWLFVLSQFFFIEGIEYFSILAILLIFLFFTERYPLPVWKGHSSLSFPIIFSIDLVYGLPILTVAYAFIVLLVNIVQKRPIRILFFNPAQLVISFACAKGISSFLFSFTDQFQYSFIFLSMEIGVFIILYFIINNLLVDVVLWLRPQPYSFSLWKQKMTSELFNACFSFMYTFLMLFLGSQERSHLDIFATFFFFSPLVGVSLLSSSVVKLKREKQRLKTLFSFTQQLNQSLPSKNWLLHLAEDLSELLHYQGAMILSKESGEWKIEFADGLISVENIVEVEENECFHELTLIHNRTKEVSPLDPYFYDTIKAMIYAPLKLDGEIIGVIAVGRTRTHSFTDEDVQSVATIANQLAVAIKTRTLINEKEEKKVLEERNRIAREIHDGVAQTLAAAVMNLETAQKKYYRNQEGSFFLVSDSLSELRHSLTEIRESIYALRPKPTEYVGLEQAIRKRCEILKKQQPFKVNFEVRGSPYVLPSSVEKMMFETFQESIQNTIKHAKPSNVVVLLSYQKKHVLLKMKDDGIGFSLYDAIVKAQSNAHFGLISMNDEAEKMDASLQIDSKEREGTEITLTIPIEKIEKEDEDD
- a CDS encoding response regulator, which codes for MIKVMLVDDHGVLRDGLKNIIDLEDDLMVINESESGEAALQSLKAKEISPDLIVLDINLPSKNGVEVTKELKKYYPSIKILILTMHSHKEYFMAAIREGADGYLLKDAPSEQVVEAIRTVMRGESVIHPVMTKKLLNFHHENQGTEEKSELTEREKEVLVCLVEGLSNKEIGEKLFISEKTVKIHVSKIFRKLNVKSRSQAVIHAVQKKLVTLP